A single Phragmites australis chromosome 4, lpPhrAust1.1, whole genome shotgun sequence DNA region contains:
- the LOC133915994 gene encoding phospho-2-dehydro-3-deoxyheptonate aldolase 1, chloroplastic-like gives MALATNAAAAAASAAISGGVVSQPRSAPAFLPLKRRTIRAIHAAEPSKNSAVPAAAKTSSPTVAPEKDAPVDPPPKMPATPARWTVDSWKTKKALQLPEYPNAAELEAVLKTIEAFPPIVFAGEARRLEERLADAAMGRAFLLQGGDCAESFKEFNGNNIRDTFRVLLQMSAVLMFGAQMPVIKVGRMAGQFAKPRSDPFEVRDGVKLPSYRGDNINGDAFDEKSRIPDPHRMIRAYAQSAATLNLLRAFATGGYAAMQRVTQWNLDFTEHSEQGDRYRELAHRVDEALGFMSVAGLTADHPLMKSTEFWTSHECLLLPYEQTLTRQDSTSGLFYDCSAHMLWAGERTRQLNGAHVEFLRGIANPLGIKVSDKMNPSELVKLIEILNPSNKPGRITIITRMGAENMRVKLPHLIRAVRHAGQIVTWITDPMHGNTIKAPCGLKTRPFDSILAEVRAFFDVHEQEGSHPGGVHLEMTGQNVTECIGGSRTVTFDDLSDRYHTHCDPRLNASQSLELSFIIAERLRNRRIRSSSGLNSILPLSPFGL, from the exons ATGGCGCTCGCCaccaacgccgccgccgccgccgcatccgccgccatctccggtgGAGTCGTGTCGCAGCCCCGCAGTGCGCCGGCGTTCCTCCCGCTGAAGCGCCGCACCATCCGCGCCATCCACGCCGCGGAGCCGTCGAAGAACTCCGCCGTCCCGGCGGCGGCGAAGACCTCGTCGCCGACGGTGGCGCCAGAAAAGGACGCGCCGGTGGATCCGCCTCCGAAGATGCCCGCGACGCCGGCGAGGTGGACGGTGGACAGCTGGAAGACGAAGAAGGCGCTGCAGCTGCCCGAGTACCCCAACGCGGCGGAGCTGGAGGCGGTGCTGAAGACAATCGAGGCCTTCCCGCCGATCGTGTTCGCCGGGGAGGCGCGGCGCCTGGAGGAGCGCCTCGCCGACGCCGCCATGGGCCGCGCCTTCCTCCTCCAGGGCGGCGACTGCGCTGAGAGCTTCAAGGAGTTCAACGGCAACAACATCCGTGACACCTTCCGCGTCCTCCTCCAGATGTCCGCCGTGCTCATGTTCGGCGCCCAGATGCCCGTCATCAAG GTTGGTAGGATGGCCGGGCAATTCGCGAAGCCGAGGTCGGACCCGTTCGAGGTGAGAGACGGGGTGAAGCTGCCCAGTTACCGAGGGGACAACATCAACGGCGACGCGTTCGACGAGAAGAGCCGCATCCCCGACCCCCATAGGATGATCCGGGCCTACGCCCAATCGGCCGCGACGCTCAACCTGCTCCGCGCGTTCGCCACCGGAGGGTACGCTGCCATGCAGCGCGTCACGCAGTGGAACCTGGATTTCACCGAACACAGCGAGCAGGGCGACAG GTACCGCGAATTGGCACATAGGGTTGATGAAGCCCTTGGCTTCATGTCTGTAGCTGGATTAACAGCGGACCACCCGTTGATGAAGAGCACTGAATTCTGGACCTCACATGAGTGCCTCCTCCTGCCCTATGAGCAAACTCTAACCCGTCAGGACTCCACCTCTGGTCTTTTCTATGACTGTTCTGCCCACATGCTCTGGGCTGGTGAGCGCACTCGCCAGCTCAATGGTGCCCATGTTGAGTTCCTCCGGGGTATTGCCAATCCTCTCGGCATCAAG GTGAGCGACAAAATGAACCCCAGCGAGTTGGTGAAACTGATCGAGATATTGAACCCATCAAACAAGCCTGGAAGAATTACCATCATTACAAGGATGGGGGCGGAGAACATGAGGGTCAAGTTACCTCATCTTATCCGTGCTGTCCGCCATGCTGGACAAATTGTCACCTGGATCACTGACCCCATGCACGGGAACACCATTAAGGCTCCTTGCGGTCTGAAGACTCGTCCCTTTGACTCCATTCTG GCTGAGGTACGGGCCTTCTTTGATGTGCATGAGCAAGAGGGAAGCCACCCAGGAGGTGTGCACCTTGAGATGACCGGGCAAAACGTAACTGAATGCATTGGTGGATCACGCACCGTGACCTTCGATGACCTGAGCGACCGCTACCACACTCACTGTGACCCGAGGCTGAACGCGTCCCAGTCTCTGGAGCTCTCATTCATCATTGCTGAGAGGCTGAGGAATAGGAGGATCCGGTCATCATCTGGGCTCAACAGCATCTTGCCCTTGTCGCCTTTTGGTCTCTGA